One Nocardia iowensis DNA window includes the following coding sequences:
- a CDS encoding alpha/beta fold hydrolase, with protein sequence MPIFSTIVTSAARRAVVTTEDDVALAVREYGPRNADLTVVLVHGHCLRSESWTYVRDALLRQYTGARVVCYDHRGHGDSAAASRQTYNLEQLGYDLRDVLDAVAPTGPIVLVGHSMGGMTVLNYAGQNPHEIGTRIVGVALIATAASGLADAGFGRLLRHPVVEVFQAAVQRAPVLMHHAKLLACKIFAPIIRTAEFGDRKVSAGVLALANAMHNETPIVTMASFLSAFMDYDQTDTLPVLSKIPTLILCGSADLMTPPSHSVAMAAAVEYSDFALVEGAGHSVILEQPRQVAMAIARLLVRAGRTAEPHPNPRLGLGRSSAGRPSELTAGRPGLPGRICVGTSRSGVTRR encoded by the coding sequence ATGCCGATCTTCAGCACAATCGTCACCTCGGCAGCACGTCGTGCCGTGGTCACGACGGAAGACGATGTGGCACTGGCGGTTCGCGAATACGGCCCCCGAAACGCAGACCTCACGGTCGTCCTCGTGCACGGGCATTGCCTACGCAGTGAGTCCTGGACTTACGTCCGCGACGCGCTGCTGCGCCAGTACACCGGCGCCCGGGTCGTCTGCTACGACCATCGCGGCCACGGCGACTCGGCCGCGGCGTCCAGGCAGACCTACAACCTCGAGCAACTGGGCTACGACCTGCGCGATGTTCTCGACGCCGTCGCCCCGACCGGGCCGATCGTCCTGGTCGGCCACTCGATGGGCGGCATGACCGTGCTGAACTACGCCGGCCAGAACCCGCACGAGATCGGCACCCGCATCGTCGGCGTCGCACTCATCGCGACCGCTGCGAGCGGGCTTGCCGATGCCGGCTTCGGCCGCCTCCTGCGCCACCCGGTCGTTGAGGTATTCCAGGCTGCCGTCCAACGGGCGCCGGTCCTGATGCACCACGCAAAGCTGTTGGCCTGCAAGATTTTCGCTCCGATCATCCGTACCGCCGAATTCGGCGATCGCAAGGTCAGCGCTGGCGTGCTCGCCCTTGCCAACGCGATGCACAACGAAACACCGATCGTGACCATGGCGAGCTTCTTGAGCGCCTTCATGGACTATGACCAAACCGATACGCTGCCTGTGCTTTCGAAGATCCCGACGTTGATTCTGTGCGGCTCCGCCGACCTGATGACACCGCCGTCGCATTCCGTCGCGATGGCCGCCGCCGTCGAGTATTCGGATTTCGCGCTCGTCGAAGGCGCCGGTCACTCGGTAATTCTCGAGCAGCCGAGGCAGGTTGCCATGGCCATTGCTCGCCTACTGGTGCGGGCGGGCCGCACCGCTGAGCCCCATCCGAATCCACGGTTGGGACTCGGTCGTTCCTCGGCCGGGCGACCATCCGAGCTCACCGCCGGGCGACCGGGTCTTCCCGGTCGGATTTGCGTTGGTACTTCCCGTAGCGGGGTCACACGGCGGTGA
- a CDS encoding DUF6973 domain-containing protein: MSGYREDHPLTVPQVLAWNVGPAREVASIVKRVATEIDSEITESGRKVELSYEYFYGKSGDSVRVRGAQDTKDGLGTADIYEEMSTMIGSVCDTIDGKIGEIRGWLREVEDSDWDLFCRPDGEVLSHKSNWETMKEHWWSPGTAVAMKEFEEFRLTQAIRQALTRIQEADLTGSENLGRLLEKLADSVKQGLAGTPTDPNLAKILADYQTKTSDAKPTIWPTDGPLLDIIRTAIPDFKATLMTEEEARALEDLYSKKGVFALKDFFDITSQAEEEAKTRYPDSFLDGHGDAFRHTYWNALMTQKFGAEWTETYTTSHEKIGGNPPHREAMDLYNNEQGRKLGVANPDASPAELAQKVKEQIDNGQAIVLGTGTQSRPQITWSNTVNESQTGQPAGVDIPLTGK; encoded by the coding sequence ATGAGCGGATACCGCGAGGACCATCCCCTGACTGTCCCGCAGGTACTGGCCTGGAATGTCGGGCCTGCCCGTGAGGTGGCGTCGATCGTCAAACGTGTAGCGACCGAAATCGATTCGGAAATAACCGAATCGGGGCGCAAGGTCGAGCTGTCGTACGAGTACTTCTACGGCAAGTCGGGTGACAGTGTGCGTGTGCGCGGCGCCCAAGACACAAAGGACGGGCTCGGCACCGCAGACATCTACGAGGAGATGTCCACGATGATCGGCTCCGTGTGCGACACCATCGACGGGAAGATCGGCGAGATCCGCGGGTGGCTCCGCGAGGTCGAGGATTCGGACTGGGATCTGTTCTGCCGCCCCGACGGTGAAGTGCTCTCGCACAAGTCGAATTGGGAGACGATGAAGGAGCACTGGTGGTCTCCCGGAACCGCGGTTGCGATGAAGGAGTTCGAAGAGTTCCGGCTGACCCAAGCGATTCGTCAAGCCCTCACTCGGATTCAAGAAGCTGATTTGACCGGCTCGGAGAACCTCGGGCGGCTGCTGGAGAAGTTGGCCGACTCGGTGAAGCAAGGTTTGGCTGGTACACCGACCGACCCGAATCTGGCGAAGATCCTCGCCGATTACCAAACCAAAACCTCGGATGCCAAACCAACCATCTGGCCGACGGACGGCCCGCTGCTCGACATCATCCGAACCGCGATTCCCGATTTCAAAGCCACCTTGATGACCGAGGAGGAGGCCAGAGCGCTGGAAGACCTCTACTCGAAGAAGGGGGTCTTCGCCCTCAAGGACTTCTTCGATATCACCTCGCAGGCCGAGGAAGAGGCCAAGACCCGGTATCCGGACTCGTTTCTGGATGGGCACGGTGACGCCTTCCGGCATACCTACTGGAATGCGTTGATGACGCAGAAGTTCGGGGCGGAGTGGACGGAAACCTACACCACGAGTCATGAGAAGATCGGCGGAAACCCGCCACACCGCGAGGCCATGGATCTGTACAACAACGAGCAGGGCCGAAAGCTCGGTGTGGCCAACCCGGACGCTTCTCCTGCAGAGCTGGCGCAGAAGGTCAAAGAACAGATCGATAATGGGCAGGCCATTGTTCTCGGGACCGGTACGCAGAGTCGGCCACAGATCACCTGGAGCAATACCGTGAACGAGAGCCAGACCGGTCAGCCCGCCGGAGTCGACATTCCACTAACGGGGAAGTGA
- a CDS encoding NADPH-dependent FMN reductase, with protein sequence MTENPVQLAVIIGSTRVGRFGPTVANWFVGHAKQRDDIAVDLIDLAEDPLSVDMSSEPESGGAQAISARLTAADAFVVVTPEYNHSYPAPLKSAIDGHYTQWQAKPIGFVSYGGVSGGLRAVEHLRHVFAELHAVTVRDTVSFHGAAQVFDVTGNPLDPTAPAAAADQLLDQLVWWGSALRAARAERPYAA encoded by the coding sequence ATGACGGAGAACCCGGTTCAGCTCGCAGTGATCATCGGTAGCACCCGCGTGGGGCGGTTCGGCCCGACGGTCGCCAACTGGTTTGTCGGGCACGCGAAACAGCGGGACGACATCGCGGTCGATCTCATCGATCTGGCCGAAGACCCACTGTCGGTAGACATGTCGAGTGAACCGGAATCGGGGGGCGCGCAAGCGATAAGCGCACGACTGACCGCCGCCGATGCGTTTGTGGTGGTGACACCCGAGTACAACCACAGTTATCCGGCCCCCCTCAAGAGCGCCATCGATGGGCATTACACCCAGTGGCAGGCCAAGCCGATCGGATTCGTCTCTTACGGCGGCGTTTCCGGCGGCTTACGGGCTGTCGAACACCTCCGTCACGTGTTCGCCGAACTGCACGCCGTCACCGTCCGCGACACGGTGAGCTTCCACGGAGCCGCTCAAGTCTTCGACGTGACAGGCAACCCGCTTGATCCGACCGCTCCCGCGGCTGCCGCCGACCAACTACTCGACCAGCTCGTCTGGTGGGGATCCGCTCTGCGCGCGGCCCGAGCCGAACGCCCCTACGCGGCCTGA
- the ychF gene encoding redox-regulated ATPase YchF — MSLTLGIVGLPNVGKSTLFNALTKNDVLAANYPFATIEPNVGVVPLPDPRLNTLAEIFNSERIVPAVVSFVDIAGIVKGASEGAGLGNKFLANIREADAICQVVRVFADDDVVHVDGRVDPAADIEVIETELILADLQTLEKAVVRLEKEAKVKKDRKPVADAAKVAQEILNSGTTLFAAGNKVDAELLKELSLLTTKPFLYVFNADESVLTDEAKVAELKASVAPADAVFLDAKVEAELLELDDESALELLESIGQTEPGLHALARAGFHTLGLQTYLTAGPKEARAWTIHQGDTAPKAAGVIHTDFERGFIKAEVVAFTDLVEAGSMAAAKSAGKVRMEGKDYVMHDGDVVEFRFNV; from the coding sequence GTGAGTCTCACCCTCGGAATCGTCGGCCTGCCCAACGTCGGAAAGTCGACGCTCTTCAACGCGCTGACCAAGAACGACGTGCTGGCCGCGAACTACCCGTTCGCGACCATCGAGCCGAACGTCGGCGTGGTTCCGCTGCCCGATCCGCGGCTGAACACGCTGGCCGAGATCTTCAACTCCGAGCGCATCGTGCCCGCCGTCGTGTCCTTCGTCGACATCGCGGGCATCGTCAAGGGCGCCTCCGAGGGCGCCGGCCTTGGCAACAAGTTCCTCGCCAACATCCGCGAGGCGGACGCCATCTGCCAGGTGGTCCGCGTCTTCGCCGACGACGATGTGGTGCACGTGGACGGCCGCGTCGACCCCGCCGCCGACATCGAGGTGATCGAGACCGAGCTCATCCTCGCCGACCTGCAGACCCTGGAGAAGGCGGTCGTGCGGCTGGAGAAGGAAGCCAAAGTCAAGAAGGACCGTAAGCCGGTCGCCGACGCAGCGAAGGTAGCGCAGGAGATCCTGAACAGCGGCACCACCCTGTTCGCCGCTGGCAACAAGGTGGATGCCGAACTGCTGAAAGAACTTTCGCTGCTCACCACCAAGCCGTTCCTCTACGTCTTCAACGCCGACGAGTCGGTACTCACCGACGAGGCCAAGGTCGCCGAGCTGAAAGCCTCTGTCGCCCCGGCTGATGCGGTTTTCCTCGACGCCAAGGTCGAAGCCGAACTCCTCGAACTCGACGACGAATCCGCCCTCGAACTCCTCGAATCCATCGGCCAGACCGAACCCGGCCTGCACGCCCTCGCCCGCGCCGGTTTCCACACCCTCGGACTGCAGACCTACCTCACCGCAGGCCCGAAAGAGGCCCGCGCCTGGACAATCCACCAGGGCGACACCGCCCCCAAAGCCGCAGGCGTAATCCACACCGACTTCGAACGCGGCTTCATCAAGGCCGAAGTAGTAGCCTTCACCGACCTGGTAGAAGCCGGCTCCATGGCCGCCGCCAAGTCCGCAGGCAAGGTCCGCATGGAAGGCAAGGACTACGTCATGCACGACGGCGACGTCGTCGAGTTCCGTTTTAACGTCTAA
- a CDS encoding DUF885 domain-containing protein, which translates to MPILMSGGSPRIMGEWRTFPAWWDMDVLREYALLALRIDRLVTEHPSGTWILDYRGPDPWRAEVAAEPLPNPADLVRRAEDLAASVADDVALTEQIGALHTMARQLSGEKLSLHEQVRGMLGIDVDWIPDEQFDEAYQLLDEGLPDMKGSLAQRMHAWRANHSLPPGRTARLSELVQRAVAETITRTTTLFPLPENIEVTCEFASGPFRGLYRGDTRGTLFIDPQLPFNLADLFYVVAHEAFPGHICEFMIKQLHLADRPDIQTRFMPSPAYLVSEGLGLHAQQLLFPDDQAQRWLIDNVDELQQDSSDYAKIHRARNILWSAYCNAAFLVAQQKPWSEVRTYLAETALLADDELAYLEGMYGTPFLEPYIFTYYHGYRLLQPHLSDPNFLRRVLTEQLPVSLL; encoded by the coding sequence TTGCCGATCCTCATGTCCGGCGGGTCACCCAGAATCATGGGCGAGTGGCGGACCTTTCCGGCATGGTGGGATATGGACGTTTTGCGCGAATACGCCCTACTTGCCTTGCGAATCGACCGCCTCGTGACCGAACACCCCAGTGGGACCTGGATTCTCGACTATCGAGGCCCGGACCCTTGGCGCGCCGAGGTGGCCGCCGAGCCGTTGCCGAATCCGGCAGACCTGGTTCGCCGTGCCGAGGACCTGGCAGCCTCCGTCGCCGATGACGTCGCGTTGACAGAGCAGATCGGTGCCCTTCACACCATGGCGCGGCAACTGTCCGGCGAAAAGCTGTCACTGCACGAGCAGGTCCGGGGCATGCTCGGGATCGACGTCGATTGGATACCCGACGAACAGTTCGACGAGGCGTATCAGCTGCTCGACGAGGGGTTACCGGACATGAAAGGGTCTCTCGCACAACGGATGCACGCTTGGCGCGCGAACCACAGTCTGCCGCCAGGCCGAACGGCGCGACTTTCCGAGCTGGTGCAACGAGCCGTAGCCGAAACGATTACCCGCACCACAACACTGTTTCCATTACCCGAAAACATCGAAGTGACATGCGAATTCGCCTCCGGACCATTTCGCGGTCTTTATCGCGGCGACACGCGAGGAACCTTGTTCATCGATCCACAACTCCCGTTCAATCTCGCGGATCTGTTCTATGTCGTTGCGCACGAAGCCTTCCCAGGCCACATCTGCGAGTTCATGATCAAGCAACTTCACCTGGCGGACCGACCGGACATCCAAACCCGCTTCATGCCCTCGCCCGCCTACCTGGTGTCCGAGGGACTTGGCCTACATGCCCAACAACTACTCTTTCCCGACGACCAGGCACAACGGTGGCTGATCGACAATGTCGATGAGCTCCAACAAGATTCGAGCGACTACGCCAAGATCCACCGAGCCAGAAACATCCTCTGGAGCGCCTACTGCAACGCCGCCTTCCTGGTCGCCCAGCAAAAGCCATGGTCAGAAGTCCGAACCTACCTCGCCGAAACCGCACTCCTCGCCGACGACGAGCTCGCATACCTCGAAGGAATGTACGGCACCCCCTTCCTCGAGCCCTACATCTTCACCTACTACCACGGCTACCGCCTACTGCAACCACACCTGTCCGATCCGAACTTCCTGAGACGCGTTCTGACAGAACAGCTCCCGGTCTCGTTGCTGTGA
- a CDS encoding dienelactone hydrolase family protein — MVTVALFHSVYGRRTVELRAAQRLRVLGHEVHVPDLYAGRTASSLDAGFELKDEIGWDTIVGRAHASLDELPDDTALIGFSMGAGVIHDLLPDRSATAGVLLLHGLADFPTWARPGLPIQLHIAAPDIFAPPERIATWQATAIRREASAQVFTYPGVGHFYTDESLPDYNREAATLTWQRAIDFLGTLESGHVNGEGKNLP, encoded by the coding sequence ATGGTCACGGTAGCGCTGTTCCATTCGGTGTACGGTCGGCGGACCGTCGAGTTACGTGCCGCGCAGCGGCTTCGCGTTCTCGGCCATGAGGTTCATGTACCAGACCTGTATGCAGGCCGGACAGCGTCGAGCCTCGACGCTGGATTCGAGCTGAAGGACGAAATCGGCTGGGACACAATCGTCGGCCGAGCCCATGCATCCCTCGACGAGCTCCCCGACGACACCGCCCTCATCGGATTCTCCATGGGCGCCGGAGTGATTCACGACCTCCTTCCCGACCGCTCCGCCACGGCGGGAGTGCTACTACTTCACGGACTGGCCGACTTCCCCACATGGGCGCGACCTGGACTCCCGATACAACTGCATATCGCCGCCCCAGACATATTCGCACCCCCAGAACGGATCGCCACCTGGCAAGCCACCGCCATCAGACGCGAAGCATCAGCGCAGGTCTTCACCTACCCAGGAGTGGGCCACTTCTACACCGATGAGAGCCTTCCGGACTACAACCGCGAGGCCGCGACGCTCACATGGCAACGAGCGATCGACTTCCTGGGCACCCTCGAGTCCGGCCACGTGAACGGCGAAGGCAAGAACCTTCCGTGA
- a CDS encoding TetR/AcrR family transcriptional regulator produces MGTRDQILDAAAKIMRTRGVVHATTKEIAKAAGYSEAALYKHFSDKEDLILNVLRHRMPDPVGARPEPGTATVEANLAAMARSALSFYQQSLPLLGGMLAEPQRMAAHRDAMRRHGAGPGHAITGITEYLSAERELGRIAADAELPTIAALLDGACFHQAFLRFYESGPDATPASDELARSLAQTLTRALGPAISPP; encoded by the coding sequence GTGGGAACTCGCGATCAGATCCTCGACGCGGCGGCGAAGATCATGCGCACCCGCGGCGTCGTCCATGCCACGACCAAGGAAATCGCCAAGGCCGCAGGCTATTCCGAGGCCGCGCTCTACAAGCATTTCAGTGACAAAGAGGACCTCATCCTCAATGTCCTCCGCCACCGCATGCCCGATCCGGTCGGCGCACGCCCCGAACCCGGTACCGCCACCGTCGAAGCCAACCTGGCCGCGATGGCGCGCAGTGCCCTGAGCTTCTACCAGCAATCCCTACCCCTACTCGGCGGCATGCTGGCCGAACCCCAACGCATGGCCGCCCACCGCGACGCCATGCGCCGCCACGGCGCGGGCCCCGGCCACGCCATCACCGGCATCACCGAATACCTCAGTGCCGAGCGAGAACTCGGTCGAATCGCCGCAGACGCCGAACTACCCACGATCGCCGCCCTCCTAGACGGCGCCTGCTTCCACCAAGCCTTCCTCCGCTTCTACGAGTCCGGCCCAGACGCAACTCCCGCCTCGGACGAACTAGCCAGAAGCCTCGCCCAAACCCTCACCCGAGCCCTCGGCCCCGCGATTTCCCCGCCCTGA
- a CDS encoding quinone oxidoreductase family protein has product MRRVQYERSGGPEVLEVVSVEVPTPGPGELLVRVEAIGVTLPVVRKVREQRDPIALGGEVAGEVVAVGEGVTGYAPGYRVTGLVFGHGYADYALLSVAMASPIPDGASAVDAVALVRSGLVALGALDAADPKEGESALITAAASGVGHLAVQLARVRGASRVVGAVSDLSKADFVRGLGADEVIEYEQESWGDPVDYTLDAVGGDLLGPAIAALVPGGRLVAYSSGGGTIQAYDLLVGAKSVIGFQMAQVAKGRPALYEQWRQELWQYVASGQLRPAVHAEFVLDDAAKAHMVIEERSNLGKVVLIP; this is encoded by the coding sequence ATGCGGCGGGTCCAATACGAGCGCAGCGGTGGTCCTGAGGTGCTCGAGGTCGTGTCGGTTGAGGTGCCGACGCCCGGCCCCGGTGAACTTCTGGTCCGGGTCGAGGCGATCGGAGTGACCCTGCCAGTGGTGCGGAAGGTGCGCGAGCAGCGCGACCCGATCGCGCTGGGTGGCGAGGTCGCGGGCGAGGTGGTCGCGGTCGGCGAGGGTGTCACCGGATACGCGCCGGGGTACCGGGTGACCGGGCTGGTATTCGGGCACGGATACGCCGACTACGCGCTGCTGTCGGTGGCGATGGCGTCACCGATTCCCGACGGTGCGTCCGCCGTGGATGCGGTCGCGCTCGTGCGCAGCGGTTTGGTCGCACTGGGTGCCCTCGATGCCGCGGATCCGAAGGAGGGTGAGTCGGCACTCATCACCGCCGCGGCCAGCGGGGTGGGGCATCTCGCAGTCCAGCTTGCCCGGGTGCGTGGCGCGTCGCGAGTGGTCGGTGCGGTCTCGGACCTTTCCAAGGCCGATTTCGTGCGCGGACTCGGCGCGGACGAGGTGATCGAGTACGAGCAGGAATCGTGGGGTGACCCCGTCGACTACACGCTCGATGCGGTCGGCGGCGACCTGCTCGGCCCCGCCATCGCCGCTCTGGTGCCCGGCGGACGCTTGGTCGCCTACAGCTCCGGCGGCGGCACCATCCAGGCGTACGACCTGCTCGTCGGCGCCAAGTCGGTCATCGGCTTCCAGATGGCGCAGGTCGCGAAGGGCCGCCCCGCCCTGTACGAGCAGTGGCGCCAGGAACTGTGGCAGTACGTCGCTTCGGGACAGCTTCGCCCCGCGGTCCACGCGGAATTCGTACTCGACGACGCCGCCAAGGCGCACATGGTGATCGAGGAGCGAAGCAATCTCGGCAAGGTCGTCCTGATCCCCTGA